CTGAATCGGGAAAAAGTAAAAAGATTCTTCAATCACAAACTCTCTTTCAGCCGATTCTGTATAAGGAACCTGATGAATTACATAACGGAAGTCGCCCGTAGTCAGTTCATTTTTGCTGATCTTTTCTCTCGCTTCATTCAAACTCATATCTGTTCCATCCGGATTAATCGCAATAGCCTCAAGACCATGCTTTGTCCAGCCATTCAGATGCATCATATTACGCGTACGACGCAAATCCCAAAAACGATGACCTTCAAAGCACAACTCAATGTTACGCTCATTCAGAATAGCCTGACGGATTTCTTCACGATTATTAACCTTCAAACCATACAATCCATCGCTACCAGCTTCGATACCAGCACGCTGACGGATCTGTTTCAGCATCTCTACTGCCACATCCGAATGTCCAGTTTCATTAGCAGCCTCAGCATAAATAAACATGACCTCAGCAAAACGCATCAGAATATAATCTATATCATACGTCATTACCTTTTCCTGTGTTAATGTCAGATCTGCCCCTTTATAAATATAAAAACCGGAGAAAATATCATTATTCACAGCATTTGTATGAGCGGCCGGATTCACACCATACTGATCATCCGGACTACTTACGCCCAGTGCATTATATTGTCTATAATCCGCAGATTTTCCAGCCACCGGATATTCACGACCATTATATAAACACACATTGTTAAAACGCGGATCTCTATTCTGCCAAAAAGATTTTAGAAAAGCCTCTTCATTCTCTACATAATATTTACCAGTCGGATCATCGTAGCGCTTACCGTCCATCATCGGAAATTCCTTTACAAATTCCCAAGTCGGGTTATAATAAGACTTATCGCGACTAACTGATGCCGGACGAGTCGTATATTCCCAAGATGATATTTTATTCGGATTTGAGTTTACTACAGGAAATACAACTTCTGGTCCCTGCTCCTCTATCCATATATTTCCATACTCAGGAGTTAGAGCAATTCCTTTAGCTATACAGAAATCGTACGCCTCTTTAGCGGCAATATAGGCTTCATCCCAATAAGCGTTTCCATAAGGATTGCTAGGATTAAACTGCGGAGAAGCTTTCAACAATAAAGTTTTTGCTTTCCATGCCTTAGCAAAACACTGATCAATACGACCGTAATCAGCAGAACTGCCAGCAATCTTTTCAGGCAGCAACGTAATAGCGTGATCCAAATCCTCAATCATGAACTGGAAACACTCCGGTGTAGAGTTACGCTTTACAAACAAATCATCCTGATCTTTATCCTGAGGAACTTTAATATAAGGAACACCGCCATGATGCAGAACCATCCAATAATAGGTATAAGCACGCATAAAATAGGCTTGGCCCAGCAGCCCAGCTGCTGTTTTGCTATCCAGTAAACCTTCCTCCAAGCGCTTGATGGCTTCATTGATATGACGGACCTTTGTATAATCCCATTTCTTATAAGCACTTCCGGTCTCAGTTATAGTACCTAAATACCAAGGCATACCTGTCACCTGCTCTGAATTATTATCCGCAGCCGAACTCCAATTAGTAAAGCATTCTGAATAAAGATTGTTTACATAAGCTGTGGCCAGATTGACATCGTGCCATACCATAGATTCGTCATAGCTGTCTAGGTTATCGATATCCAGTGTATTACAACTGGTCGTTATTCCACCTAAAACGAAAGCAGCACCTATAATTGTATATTTTATTTTATTCATTTTCATAATTCTTTCAGATTTAAAATTTAGAATGAGAAATTAAGACCAAAAGAGAATGTTTTCATCAATGGATATGAATCATAATATTCTTGTTCAGGATCCAAGAACTCTGTTACTGCTGAAAGACAGAACAGGTTGGTCGCATTAGCAAATACTTGTGCATGAGAAATACCCAGCGGACGAAGAATTGCTTTTGGCAAATCATAACCGATATTCAGATTCTTCAAACGAAGATAAGCTCCGTTACGCAGCCAGTAGCTCGTATTTCCTGTTCCCGATTCATACCAGTTTGAACCTGTGATACGCGGATAAACACCATCCGGATTATATTCTGGATCATATACTTTGTCGCTTGTCCAGATCGGGAAATAAGGACGAACAGCACCACCATGCTGGTTAAAACCACCATCTACACCACCAACAAAGCGATCATATTTACCTACACCTTGGAAATGAACATCCACGGTGATACCCTTCCACTTAATGCTTCCACCAAAGCCATAATTGATACGCGGAGTGCTATTTTCACTCAACAAATTATATGCGTCATTCGAATCAATACGTCCATCCGGACCTTCTGAATAACCGTCGCCACGTGTATCTTTATACAAAATACCACCCAAATACGGATCACGTCCATATTGCTTAAATCCCTGTGCTTTCAGCGCATCTACCTCAGCCTGGTCTGTCAACAAATGATCTGCAATCAGACCTGTCAAAATACCCTCAGGCTTTCCTACAGGAGACAACGCATAGAGAGCTCCACCCTCTTTATAAGTAGCAGCCACATCCAACACATCCCATCTATCACGTGCAAAACCTAAATTGACATACGCAGAATAATCAATGGATCCATTAGCAGCCTTATCCATCCAGGTAAGAGCCAACTCGCCACCTCTCCATGAACGTTCTGCATAATTCTCAGGAGCCAATGTCTGTCCATAAGTGCTCGGGATGGTCACCGTACGTGGTCCCAGAATATCTACCTCTTTACGATAGAAAGCATCAAAAGTACCTGATAAACGGTTATTGAAGAAACCAAAGTCAATACCACCATTATAAGTCGTAGAAGTAGCCCAAGTCAATGTCGGGTTAGGCGTAGCACCCGGTGTAATCGTACTACCCAAATTGCTGCCAAAGATATAGGCTTCACCCGTATTATACTTTTGTAAATAAGAAAAAGCAGTAATCTTATCAATCGGATCTTTACTCAAATCCAAGTCATTACCTGTTGTACCATAAGAGGCACGCAACTTCAAATTGCTCAACCAGCTGGAAGCTTTTTCCATAAACGGTTCCTGGCTGATTCTCCATGCAGCAGATACAGACGGGAAGAATCCCCAACGATGTCCATCCGGGAACAGCGTATTTCCATCATAACGGAAAGAGAATTCTGCTATATACTTCTGGTCGAACGTATAATTGAAACGACCAATCCATGACAGACGTCCTCCCGTATATTCTTCAGCATCTCCAAAACGACGTTCGGTATCTTGTGAATAATTGAACATCTGATCAAGATTACTCAACGGCTGTTCGGCTTTAGCCTGTGTCCATTCTCCTCCATTGGCAGCTTGTTCAAATACAATCATACCGCCTACGTCATGTTTTCCAAATGTATTTGCATAGTTTACAAACCAGTTAAACTGTTCTGTCCACAACTGCTTCATACGATAATCCAAATTCTCATAATTCTGAGAAAAGTTGAATGTATTATATTCATTCAGGTTCAGCGGAGCCGGTAAAAAGCGGTTTCCTTCAGGATCAGCCTGCTGAAACTTATAGTTCTTCTGGAAAGTCATAAATCTTTTACGAGAATAATCGTGACCAATATAGCTACCCATGATTTTCGTACTCAAACCTTTCGTGATAAAATCAAGATTAAAATCAAACGAAACAATGCCATTCATATTACGACGATGCGTTTTCAAATAACGATTGCCCACTACTTGATCTACCGGGTTCCATCCCTGCCATGATCCATAATCCTGATAAATAGGATAATCTGTAATAGTAGCAGAAGGAGTTCCATCCAAGTTAGAATAAAACGGGGTCGTCTTCATCGCATTGAATGTACAACGATACAAATCATATACAGCCTGGTCATCATCATCAGAGAACGGCCAATAGAAACGTCTGTCGTTAGACTGATTTGCATCCAGGTTTACATTCATTTTGATATATTTACTCAACTCGACGGTCAAGTTCGAACGCAAAGAGAACTTCTTGTTTTCCAAAGAGACATAAGAACCTTCTTCTGCCAGGAAAGATCCCATCACATAATATTGTACCTTTTCGCTACCTCCTGTTACACTCAAAGAATGTTTCGTATTCCAAGGATTCTGCCAAATATAATCGTTTACATTATAATTGATGTTGTTGTCGCGGAAATACGCATATTCAGCTTCGCCATTAGGTTCTTTCGTTCCCTGGAAACGGGCTACGGCATTCTGATAGTTCAAGTCATCAATCGCTGTCCATCGGTCGGCAAACAACTCCTGAGTCGATTTACTAAATGCGTAAGATCCTTGATAGTTGAACACCGGCTTCGAGTTCTTTGTACCACCTTTCGTGGTTACCAGCACAACCCCGTTACCGGCAGCCGATCCGTAAATAGAAGCCGAAGCGGCATCTTTCAGAAAACTCAACTGGTCAATTTCGTAGGGTTCCAAATTATCAAATGCCTCTTTATCGCGGATCACTCCATCGATAACAAACAAAGGATCGCCAAAACCACCACGCAGGCGGATTTCAGAAGAAGCTCCCATCAACCCTGAGTTACCTCTGATCGTAGCTCCTGGAGCACGTCCAGCCAGGGAGTTGGATAAGTTGGTATTCGGAATAACCGACAATTCATCAGCCTTCACATTGGAGATTGAACCGGTCATATTCACCTTCTTTTGTACACCATATCCTACCACCACCACTTCGTCCAGCTTTTGTGTATCTTCATGTAATGTGATCTGATAGGCCTTTTTATCATTTGTTATCAAAACCGATTGTTCAATATAACCGATATAAGTAACCAACAAAGTAGCTCCATCGGGGACATTATCCAACTGAAAATTCCCATCTATATCTGTTATCGTTCCTATATCTGTGCTACCTTTCACCACAATATTTGCACCAATAACGGGCAAACCTGTATTGTCGATAACAACACCTGTTACTGATTTTTTCTGTTGAGAAACTTCACCCCCAACAGCCCCAACAGGCTGAGCCGATTTTCTCGTTTCATCCTTCAGAAAAACACGATTGTTGACAATCTTATATGAAATACCTGTATTCCTGAAAACCTCTTTCAACACATTCTCGATATGTGTATTTTCCATGTTGACAGAAACTTTAGAGATCTTCCTCCCTAATAAACTTTCATCATAAGAAAACTCATATCCAGTTTGTTTACTAATACTTTGTATAACAGCACCGACCGTAGTCCGATTAAGCGTCAATGCCAAATTCACATACAAAGATTCAGCATCGTTTGTTGCCGTCATGGACGATGCAGCCAAAAACATTGCTAATGTAGCAATAGAAACTTTTTTAATCATACACGTGATTTGATAATGTTAGTATTTTTTTCTCAGTTAAAAAATTGCATTGTATAGTCTTTTTTTCACTCCCAATTATTTTATCATAGGCATTCTTTTATTTAGTTCGTTCATATATAAAAACTTCCTTACCTTCCACCTTATAACGGATCGGAGCCAGATATTCCAACAGATTCAGAATATCGACCAGCTCCTCGTCTTCATTGATCACACAGCGAAATTTACGTTGTGCAAGAGCTGAAGATTCGATATTAATGTTTACATTAAATTTTACGGATAACTTATTTACGATTTCGCGCAGAGTCGTATTCTCAAAAACAAACTGCCTTAACCTCCAAGCCGTCTGGATATTTATATCTACCGCCTCTGTCGTATATTCATTTTCATTGTAACTATACGTTACTTTTTCACCCGGAGAGACATCCATCACTTTATTCCGTTCCATATCCAACATTTCTATTCGTCCACTAACTAGAATCGTTTCAACTGTCTTATTTTTTTCATCCACCTTGACATCAAATGAAGTTCCTCTTACCTGAATCGTATTATAATCGGTAAAAACATTAAACAACGCCTGGGTTTTCATATTCTTCGTCACTTCAAAGAAAGCTTCTCCCTGCAAAGAAACTTGACGACTTTCGTTTGAAAAGGATTTCGGATATTTCAACGTTGATCCGCCTTTCAGCCAAACAGATGTTCCATCAGCAAGTACAACTTTTTTGATGTCAATACCCGGCTTAACGACGATGCTTATAGGTGTCTCAGACTTGAAATATTTATAACCTCCATAAGAGGAGAAAAACAAAAACAAAAGTACTGCTGCATATTGCATAACCTTATGCAGAAGCCGTTTACGACTTAAACCATCAATCTTTTTGTTAACTTCCATCAAAGCCTGATCGACAAAGGCTGTATCTTTATAACGGATTGTATCCCATGAAACATGCAAGCGCATCACTTCCGAAAATATCTTTTTATTTTCAGAAGACAAATTGCTCCAATCGATCACCTCTTCCATTTCATCGGAAGAGATATCACCTGCTAAATATTTTGCCAAAAGTCCGTAATCAAATGTCATTCGTCAATTTCTCTTTTTATAAGCGAAACGAACGAACGGGAAAAACTACGGAGATAATCAGGAAATATTTTTCAGAATCATTCCTTCTGTAAGTAGTAAAATATACAACAGGTAAAAGTCTTTTTTAGACATCTTTCCCTTCAAATATTTAAGAGTCAGATAAATGTGACTTTCCACTGTTCTTTGTGGTATTTGAGTTTGTGTAGCAACATCTTTTGTTTTCATTCCATTTATATAAGTCAGAATAAAGACTTTACGTCGCTGAGCAGGCAGTTGATCTAACAAATCATACAACCGTTTATAAAAATCTTTCGAATATAAATCTTCCATAACAGAAGATTCTACCTTAAATAATTCGTTATACTCCTTCAAATAAGCCTCTTCTACATGTAGACTGTATTTTCCTACCGATTGTTGTTTCTTTAGATGATCCAGACAACGCGTATAAGCCGATTGAAATAAGTAGGAATGAAAACCCTCTCCCGCATATAACTTCCTGCGATTTTCCCATACATATAAAAAAACATCCTGAACGATATCTTCAGCAACCTCTTGTTCCACCATAGCAGCAGTATACGCCATAACACGGGGATAATAATAACGAAAAAGACTATTAAAAGCTTCCCGGTTTCCTTCTTTTATCTAGTCTAACAAAGAAACATCAAACATAAGTGTATAATTTAGAGAGAAAGCGTAGGAGCTATTGATATTATTACATTTGAGGCTCTGGACGGCCCATCACACTATAATATACAATAGCCCCACGCTTATGATTGTATATAGATTCCTTCTTGAGGTAAGTATATAACAACATAGGCGTAGGAGCATCTTGGATATTATCCAGTGTGATGAAATTGTCCAGATTTCAAATATAGGATAATATTTAACGCTTCTACGTTTTTTCAGTATGTATGGCAAAGATACGTATCAAAAAATATAAATACAAAAATTACAGAAAAATATACTTATTGATACTGGCAATTATTTTTCTTACAGTGGAGTTTTCACGAAGACCGATCGCCCTATTCTCACGTTTTTGTGTATTTTTGTAATATTAAGCACGGAAACGGGGTAGCTCTATTTTTTATATCAAATCGAAGCTAATTCGATAATTATCAACAATATAATACATACAGGTCAATCAGGGAACCCAAATCTCGTTTTAAACGAGCGAAAACTTGTTTTAAACGAGCTTAAAATCCGTTTTAAACGAAAAAAAACTCGTTTTAAACGAAATGCGGGTTCGTTTTAAACGAGTTTTTGGAGAAACAATATAACCAACCTCGTAGGAGTAGGTTCCAAACCTGCTCTTATAACAGAATTGATCCGGCGAACAACC
This is a stretch of genomic DNA from Parabacteroides chongii. It encodes these proteins:
- a CDS encoding TonB-dependent receptor, with protein sequence MIKKVSIATLAMFLAASSMTATNDAESLYVNLALTLNRTTVGAVIQSISKQTGYEFSYDESLLGRKISKVSVNMENTHIENVLKEVFRNTGISYKIVNNRVFLKDETRKSAQPVGAVGGEVSQQKKSVTGVVIDNTGLPVIGANIVVKGSTDIGTITDIDGNFQLDNVPDGATLLVTYIGYIEQSVLITNDKKAYQITLHEDTQKLDEVVVVGYGVQKKVNMTGSISNVKADELSVIPNTNLSNSLAGRAPGATIRGNSGLMGASSEIRLRGGFGDPLFVIDGVIRDKEAFDNLEPYEIDQLSFLKDAASASIYGSAAGNGVVLVTTKGGTKNSKPVFNYQGSYAFSKSTQELFADRWTAIDDLNYQNAVARFQGTKEPNGEAEYAYFRDNNINYNVNDYIWQNPWNTKHSLSVTGGSEKVQYYVMGSFLAEEGSYVSLENKKFSLRSNLTVELSKYIKMNVNLDANQSNDRRFYWPFSDDDDQAVYDLYRCTFNAMKTTPFYSNLDGTPSATITDYPIYQDYGSWQGWNPVDQVVGNRYLKTHRRNMNGIVSFDFNLDFITKGLSTKIMGSYIGHDYSRKRFMTFQKNYKFQQADPEGNRFLPAPLNLNEYNTFNFSQNYENLDYRMKQLWTEQFNWFVNYANTFGKHDVGGMIVFEQAANGGEWTQAKAEQPLSNLDQMFNYSQDTERRFGDAEEYTGGRLSWIGRFNYTFDQKYIAEFSFRYDGNTLFPDGHRWGFFPSVSAAWRISQEPFMEKASSWLSNLKLRASYGTTGNDLDLSKDPIDKITAFSYLQKYNTGEAYIFGSNLGSTITPGATPNPTLTWATSTTYNGGIDFGFFNNRLSGTFDAFYRKEVDILGPRTVTIPSTYGQTLAPENYAERSWRGGELALTWMDKAANGSIDYSAYVNLGFARDRWDVLDVAATYKEGGALYALSPVGKPEGILTGLIADHLLTDQAEVDALKAQGFKQYGRDPYLGGILYKDTRGDGYSEGPDGRIDSNDAYNLLSENSTPRINYGFGGSIKWKGITVDVHFQGVGKYDRFVGGVDGGFNQHGGAVRPYFPIWTSDKVYDPEYNPDGVYPRITGSNWYESGTGNTSYWLRNGAYLRLKNLNIGYDLPKAILRPLGISHAQVFANATNLFCLSAVTEFLDPEQEYYDSYPLMKTFSFGLNFSF
- a CDS encoding RNA polymerase sigma-70 factor encodes the protein MKEGNREAFNSLFRYYYPRVMAYTAAMVEQEVAEDIVQDVFLYVWENRRKLYAGEGFHSYLFQSAYTRCLDHLKKQQSVGKYSLHVEEAYLKEYNELFKVESSVMEDLYSKDFYKRLYDLLDQLPAQRRKVFILTYINGMKTKDVATQTQIPQRTVESHIYLTLKYLKGKMSKKDFYLLYILLLTEGMILKNIS
- a CDS encoding FecR family protein, which gives rise to MTFDYGLLAKYLAGDISSDEMEEVIDWSNLSSENKKIFSEVMRLHVSWDTIRYKDTAFVDQALMEVNKKIDGLSRKRLLHKVMQYAAVLLFLFFSSYGGYKYFKSETPISIVVKPGIDIKKVVLADGTSVWLKGGSTLKYPKSFSNESRQVSLQGEAFFEVTKNMKTQALFNVFTDYNTIQVRGTSFDVKVDEKNKTVETILVSGRIEMLDMERNKVMDVSPGEKVTYSYNENEYTTEAVDINIQTAWRLRQFVFENTTLREIVNKLSVKFNVNINIESSALAQRKFRCVINEDEELVDILNLLEYLAPIRYKVEGKEVFIYERTK
- a CDS encoding RagB/SusD family nutrient uptake outer membrane protein yields the protein MKMNKIKYTIIGAAFVLGGITTSCNTLDIDNLDSYDESMVWHDVNLATAYVNNLYSECFTNWSSAADNNSEQVTGMPWYLGTITETGSAYKKWDYTKVRHINEAIKRLEEGLLDSKTAAGLLGQAYFMRAYTYYWMVLHHGGVPYIKVPQDKDQDDLFVKRNSTPECFQFMIEDLDHAITLLPEKIAGSSADYGRIDQCFAKAWKAKTLLLKASPQFNPSNPYGNAYWDEAYIAAKEAYDFCIAKGIALTPEYGNIWIEEQGPEVVFPVVNSNPNKISSWEYTTRPASVSRDKSYYNPTWEFVKEFPMMDGKRYDDPTGKYYVENEEAFLKSFWQNRDPRFNNVCLYNGREYPVAGKSADYRQYNALGVSSPDDQYGVNPAAHTNAVNNDIFSGFYIYKGADLTLTQEKVMTYDIDYILMRFAEVMFIYAEAANETGHSDVAVEMLKQIRQRAGIEAGSDGLYGLKVNNREEIRQAILNERNIELCFEGHRFWDLRRTRNMMHLNGWTKHGLEAIAINPDGTDMSLNEAREKISKNELTTGDFRYVIHQVPYTESAEREFVIEESFYFFPIQKVNLDENPNLEQNNNWGGMFNPTME